A region from the Pelecanus crispus isolate bPelCri1 chromosome 23, bPelCri1.pri, whole genome shotgun sequence genome encodes:
- the LOC142595836 gene encoding LOW QUALITY PROTEIN: ADP-ribosylhydrolase ARH1-like (The sequence of the model RefSeq protein was modified relative to this genomic sequence to represent the inferred CDS: inserted 1 base in 1 codon) gives MEETVPSVEAYEAAMVLSGVGDALGYRGGRWEYCTSGPQIHAELAELGGLEAITLEPPEWPVSDDTVLHLATAEGLATGLEGEPLLQELARRYVAAMGDMEGRKPGPTSILGTSQLRPGEPEGYRIPFNPTGTGCGAAMRSLAIGLRYPHAWELPMLSRVSIESGRMTHQPPTGYLGALAVARFGALGARGGGPERWGAELLRVLPLAWDYVEGAGVAVGDNAAAWPFFRDTWHRYLESWGLLEGHGPPRVPSLPSPAERDAAYLGWVLEGWPGRSGHDVPMVALEALLAAGRCWEDLCXRGVLHGGDSDSTGTIAAGCWGLRGGLASVPPGLHCCLEHRGQLRDAAHRLHALAWGRC, from the exons ATGGAGGAGAC GGTGCCCTCGGTGGAAGCTTATGAAGCGGCCATGGTGCTGAGCGGGGTGGGGGACGCGCTTGGGTACCGGGGGGGCCGCTGGGAGTATTGCACCTCGGGACCCCAGATCCACGCCgagctggctgagctgggggggctggaggccATCACCCTTGAGCCCCCCGAGTGGCCTGTCAGTGATGACACCGTCCTCCACCTCGCGACTGCTGAGGGCCTGGCCACAG GCCTGGAGGGGGAACccctcctgcaggagctggctcgCCGCTACGTGGCTGCCATGGGTGACATGGAGGGCCGCAAGCCGGGGCCCACCAGCATACTGG GCACCTCACAGCTGCGGCCTGGGGAGCCCGAGGGCTATCGCATCCCCTTCAACCCCACCGGcactggctgtggggctgccatGCGTAGCCTGGCCATCGGCCTCAG GTACCCGCATGCCTGGGAGCTGCCGATGCTGAGCCGGGTGAGCATCGAGAGTGGACGCATGACCCACCAACCCCCCACCG ggtACCTCGGCGCTCTGGCGGTGGCCCGCTTTGGGGCTttgggggctcgggggggtgGCCCAGAGCGCTGGGGGGCCGAGCTGCTGCGGGTCCTGCCCCTTGCATGGGACTACGTGGAGGGTGCCGGCGTGGCCGTGGGTGACAATGCTGCCGCCTGGCCCTTCTTCAGGGACACCTGGCACCG GTACCTGGAATCCTGGGGGCTTCTGGAGGGTCATGGCCCGCCACGGGTGCCATCCCTTCCGTCACCAGCCGAGCGGGATGCGGCATacctgggctgggtgctggagggGTGGCCAGGCCGCAGCGGCCATGACGTGCCCATGGTGGCCCTGGAGgccctgctggcagctggcagATGCTGGGAGGACCTCT ACCGGGGGGTGCTGCATGGTGGGGACAGCGATTCGACGGGGACCattgctgctgggtgctgggggctgcggggggggctGGCGTCTGTCCCACCTGGGCTGCACTGCTGCCTTGAGCACCGTGGGCAGCTGCGCGATGCTGCCCACCGC